The genomic DNA CACTGAGTCATTTTGCTGCTattatttgtaaacaaatttaCTCAATTTTTTCCATTGCAAAGAGGGTTGCATTCCAGTTGCAAATGAAATAGAAATTGAAACGATCTCGTTACGTTGGGCCAAAAGTAATCCAAATTTATCTCTTACACCTAACAAAcgcaaaatgaaagaaagcaacTTGAAGTTCTGATACAACTTTAGGACTTCAATACCGCTAGCACTTTGCAAGGATTTTACCAGGTGAATaaaatggaataatcgcaaaatacTTAAGACAGAGTAAAGTTTTGAAGCAGCGTTTTCATTGCCTTAGCAGTCGTCGTTTcttatattagggagctttgGCAACGACAACGGAAACGTCCAGTAATttaaaaacgtcacttcaaaatataactaaGATTGAACAGTGGGAGCGAACTATTATTATAGAACTCAGTGGATTTGTAGGAATGGTTCTAAAATAAAGACAACAAATGAACAATTCACTGTTGCATGCTCATGTTGTATCAAAGCCCTTAAAGTTGGTGATTTCAgcttgttgttttgtggactaAGGAAAAAAATACACTGAAGTGCTTACTGCCCGTGCAGCTCAATTATGTTGCTGTTTCAGccaataataatctttatttgtCTCGTTGTCGATGCCGcagccgttgtcgttgctaaaactTCCTACTCTTTTAATTTGATGAGCCCCGATTTCGTCTCTCCTTCAGTAATTATTCAATtccaattattcaaaatggcaatTTCCACCCATTTTGTAGCCATTTAGGATAAGAAACACTTTAAGTACGTTTGGTTGTGTCATAAAAGTAAGTAACTGTGGATCTTAACAAAGAGCGGAGATTTTGGAGACACCTGTCACTTGTTTGTaactttttcatatttttgctgGTTATTGGAGCAACACCAGCCTCTTCACTCTTCtcaaaatgaaactgttaagacagaaatggacaaaaaaccgtgcaaaatacatttttttcttttgaagcaGAGCAGCTTGTGAGACACAGCACATACTGCTCTTAATAATTTTCTGGCCGAAAGATAATTTCAGGATAAAAACAACTTAAGCAGTTGTGGCAATCATGCCTGAAGAAATATTCGAGGTTTGAACGGCGGTACTCGGACCCACGGTAGTCAACGTACTTTTTCTCGggatggcttgatagctcatGGTGGAGCAGTCTACagcacaaaattaatgaaatgagTTTGAAGTGTAGGTATATAACATGAAATGAAGAAATGGTCCCTGTCATGAGTGCATTTTGTCTCACGTTTACAATCCTGGACGAGATTGGTTGACACGTTTCCCCAGTTTCGCCCTTTCGCACGTAACCACAAAGGCTCAGCAATACCCTTCCCTACCCAAAGCAATGTTGAAGTATAGAGAAAAAGAAGAGTATCATCAATTTTGATCAGGATTGCAGATATTTTTTTCAGGCTGCTCAATATCTAATTACGCTGTTCCATAAACTGTTATGTCAGCAGTTCCAGTAAATGAATCAATTTAGATATCCTCCCTTTTGATATTGCGTCCAAAAGGAAAACTGGCACATGGCTAAATGACCAGGACAGTACCTCGCAGTTAGAAGCACTGTACAGCGCATGCACGCCGATTTATTCTTTGCAACATCTGCTTAAGTTGCTTAATTATCTTTTGCTTAGAAAAATGATTTATAAATGCAGTTTTAAAATAGGATTGTAATATACTCAGGCGGTTAGAAAATTGTAATCTCATGTTTCTTCTACACCTTATTTTTGCAAGTTTTGCCAGTCCTGCCttctatttttgcattttttttttgttgtaacCGCTTTTTATTCATAGATTCGTGGCCTCGCACCAAAGAAGGATTTCCAAGTACTTCCGGGACTACTGCGACTGTGGTGATATTGAGGGGTAGAAAGCTTTATATAGCACATGTTGGTGATTCCGGAGCAGCCCTCGGGCTGTTAAATAAGGAAGAAAAACTCGAAGCTGTTACTTTAACTACCGACCACAAACCCGACGTTCCTTCGGAAAAGAGCAGGATTGAGTCACTCGGGGGAAAAGTCCTGTTACGGAAGCGTGTGCAACGTGTAGCATGGGAAAGGCCAGTCCATCAAGGCCACGAGGGACCTTCCAGAAGAGGCACTGAAATGGAGTGGGTGCCTTTCTTGGCAATATCAAGGGCCCTAGGTTTGTaataagaataattatttacttttcgaTCTCGAGAGTAAATTTGTAAAGCTAGCGTTGATATCAAAATTTGTGGACACATGTTGTAGGGAGAGTGCCCCTGGCTAGTGAGCTTAATCACAGCCGCACCCAGCAACAATCAGCcgcatttattgttttttttcgcCAGCACTAGTCGATAAGACGTTTTCATTGAAGTTAGCAAGATCCCACtagaaaaaacacttttttactTGAGGCAACCAAGACTTTTGGCGAAATTCTCGTTGCCTTTAATGAACTGACAAGAATTTACTGCTTTTTTAATGAACTAATATTGAAATGGACTGGAATAGACtagaatctggaaaaaaaattttctctcCGGAGCATTTTAATGTCCAGATTTGTACGGGACTTAAACAAGACATTCAGCGTAAAGAGTATTAAGGCAATCAATTGCGTAGTTGTCTGTCCTTTTTGCTATTAATCGTAATATCCTAACCTTGGGCAAATATAACCTTACCATATGACAAAAATTCACTCGGTATAGAGTGTAACTACTTGTTTTACTCGTATCCGCAGGTGACCTGTGGAGTTTCAAACAAAGTAGTAATGACTTTATTGTGTCCCCGGTACCGGATGTCCAGGTTTATGAGATAACTCCAGGAGTGGACAAGTTTCTGATTATTGCATCGGATGGACTGTGGGCAGTAATGACAGTCAAAGGGGTGATTAAATTTATTCATAACTGTGATGCACAACTGGGAGACGTGTCTGGCAGGTATGCAATTAACATCGTTTCTTTGTATTGAACTTATTGCTGGCATTGCTTGCCATTTTACttccacattttcacttaaaaggcgcagaagaagaaaaaaagacagcGAAAGATAATCAAACTAATCAGAGAAATGGGTTTATCTTTAACGTTTCAAATATCTTCGCAGTGCAAAATTTATATGACAAAAAAACCCACAGATAGAACGCGCAAAGGTGCGGATTACACAAGGTTCGACGGATTATCAATATTGATACATGGATAATCAATTCTCATTTGTACAAAAAGTCGTCGAGTAATACAGGGGGGCAGAGAAATTTGCTATTTTGCGTGTGCGCATAGGTTGAAAAGGAAAGCTCTACGTGTGTGCTCTAAGAGGAGCAGGCGgtgttagggagcttaagcaagcacgaCAACGACGGCTATGAGAAAGTTCTATTGAGGAAAGAAAGCTCTCCACGTCCTGCACGTCATTGTTTTTCAACATTCATGTACATTTCTATGCCGTTCTCGCCCAGACAActacgtgaattgaccaaatttaaaGTTATGTGGGCGACGTGAGCTTTATTCTCTCTCACACTATCGACGCCGATCTTACCACttttatttctggaatgttgacgcacactttccatgccgagtGATTTgtagtaatcgcaaaattattacaataacgggaaatagtatttttagacAACTTTCTCGTGgccgtcgtcgtcgtttcttGTCTCTATCAATCTATATCCAGGGTGAGTACGAGCCCTCCATAGGCCCCTTACAGACATATTGGTCTCGGGCCTTTCTCTGCCATGTGGGTTTTCAACGATTGGCGAGGTCACCTCTCCATTGCCTTTGACAGATCGATAGAAGAAGCTGTATTAGAGCAGATTATAACAACTTGCCACCTAACTGTTTTTTTCTCTATACTCTaaccaaatttttttgttttcctcaaAGGTTGATTAAAGAAGCATTGGCCAGATGGCGTGAGAAAGATCTGAGGGCCGACAACATAACTGTTATTTTTGTACAATTCGATGAAGCCTCCAAACAAGATCTTCCACCTGGACACGACAATAAAGGTAGAGAATGCAGTCTCCTTATTCATAAATGAGACTATCAAACACcttgtgagaaaaaaagaactctCTATCATTACTTCGTCACATTAAATAAACTatagtttttgtcatttttgtcatatttttgTCTTTACGAAGCCAATTCCATTGCATAACTGAGAAGATTGATGGTGTCTTAATTCCCAAGATGTGGTTCTGATGAATGTGCAGCAAAGAAACAATCATGTGAAATACTTGTCCCTGAAGAGGGGCTCGGCTTACTCCATTCTTTTATCAGTTGTAAAAGATTTTCAACCATCAAATGACTTAGTCTTTTAATATCTGCCTCTGCCTTATCAGCTTCTGCTACGCGGGGGCATCAGATTGCATTGTTTGGGTTGCCGATCATGAGGACAGTGATCTATTAGAGCTGCATGAAAACCAGTACTCTCACAAGTCCTCTGTTCCCGGGGTTCTGCTACAAACAAACTGTACAACAATCAGGGGCCGGTTACTCGAAGCCTAGTTAGCGCTAACTATTGGTTAAGAGCTATCAAAACCTATGGTTTTcttggtatttaacgctggtttgCGCTAACCGTGGTAACCCGGGCTAGTTCTTCAATTATTTGTCTATTTTTTAAGAAAGATTTTATAAGTGTAACTACATGTCAATAGGCGCCATCAATGGATAAAAGGACTATTGCGAGCCcaatttggaggaaaatatgttttgcaaaatttgtCAACAACCTTGGTAGAGGATGTTCAAGAAGTTATGTGACGTAAGGGTGCGGACTGATAgaataaaacaaaatcaaaagacTGCTGCATTATTCACCATAATAAATCTTTTCCAGGCGTAAGAAAATGTCTAATGCACACAAGACATGCTGCCTAGCTCCTTATCAAAGAAGACGGAAAGATATCCTAGTACATTGCATTCAATAATTAGCCCTGCATATCTCCTACGCAAAGCGTACATAAACAATTGCCACATTCAATGACCATCGTGAATCGGTTCCTTTTATTCGGTGCCTGGCTAAACAAATACTAATTTTTTTCCTGACAATAAAAATCACTCATGTGATAAGTCGGGAAAGCTCATTGCGACTTTGCACAAATTTCAAAGTAACATTTACgtggtttttaattttaatatccTGCTTCGGCATTGTTGCGTTGTACAGATGAGGGGTCAGCGATACTTTTGCTAATTGCTATACTGAACAAACAAGATACTTGAAAACTGAACTTCAATATCCAGAATCTTCTCAGATAAGTGCATTTTTCAGATGACGGAGCAACACCGTagggaaaaaaacaataaacaaactaaattatttcaactgaaaaaacaagATACTACAAACCTTATCATTTTATAGGCCGGCTGCTTGGGGTTTGGCTTTGTCTACTGGGGAAGGGAAATTCCCGCGAAACTTACCATTCCGCTTCAAACAAGGTTAAGCAAGAAACGGACATCAAGTTTTCTATTGGCCGTTCTAGCTTTCTTTACACGCCTTTACAAGGTATAATTTTTCCTCTGCCACGGTTTGGCTGCTATTTTAAGAAAAAGGAGCTACCTTTTGGGCGTAATGTTCTTGGCTGAGAATCTTCAAGTGTTACTGAATAACGcttttttttcaacagttattTTCTAGTGATCATAACGCAATAGGGAAGTTTCATCAACGAAGATACGAATTTGACATTTTTTCCCTCCGTAAGTTTAGGTTACTGGTTGTCCCTGAAGAGGGGCTCGGCTTACTCCATTCTTTTATCAGTTGTAAAAGATTTTCAACCATCAAATGACTTAGTCTTTTAATATCTGCCTTATCAGCTTCTGCTACGCGGGGGCATCAGATTGCATTGTTTGGGTTGCCGATCATGAGGACAGTGATCTATTAGAGCTGCATGAAAACCAGTACTCTCACAAGTCCTCTGTTCCCGGGGTTCTGCTACAAACAAACTGTACAACAATCAGGGGCCGGTTACTCGAAGCCTAGTCAGCGCTAACTATTGGTTAAGAGCTATCAAAATCTATGGTTCTcttggtatttaacgctggtttgCGCTAACGGTGGTTACCCGGGCTATTTGTTTAATTATGTGTATATATTTTAAGAAAGATTTTATTAGTTTAACTACATGTCAATAGGCGCCATCAATGGATAAAAGGACTATTGCGAGCCcaatttggaggaaaatatgttttgcaaaatttgtCAACAACCTTGGTAGAGGATGTTCAAGAAGTTATGTGACGTAAGGGTGCGGACTGATAgaataaaacaaaatcaaaagacTGCTGCATTATTCACCATAATAAATCTTTTCCAGGCGTAAGAAAATGTCTAATGCACACAAGACATGCTGCCTAGCTCCTTATCAAAGAAGACGGAAAGATATCCTAGTACATTGCATTCAATAATTAGCCCTGCATATCTCCTACGCAAAGCGTACATAAACAATTGCCACATTCAATGACCATCGTGAATCGGTTCCTTTTATTCGGTGCCTGGCTAAACAAATACTAATTTTTTTCCTGACAATAAAAATCACACATGTGATAAGTCGGGAAAGCTCATTGCGACTTTGCACAAATTTCAAAGTAACATTTACgtggtttttaattttaatatccTGCTTCGGCATTGTTGCGTTGTACAGATGAGGGGTCAGCGATACTTTTGCTAATTGCTATACTGAACAAACAAGATACTTGAAAACTGAACTTCAATATCCAGAATCTTCTCAGATAAGTGCATTTTTCAGATGACGGAGCAACACCgtagggaaaaaaaacaataagCAAACTAAAttatttcaactgaaaaaacaagATACTACAAACCTTATCATTTtatatgaaggggtagtttctaaagaaactgtggtgctgcgtcggtggggaagtagtatacaaaaatttggttttatcaacggagttgataatgtaaattggccaccgtacagagattctaaaagctgacgtttcgagcgttagcccttcgtcagagcgaatctggCCGTCGAGCGAAATAGGCCGGCTGCTTGGGTTTGGCTTTGTCTACTGGGGAAGGAAAATTCCCGCGAAACTTACCATTCCGCTTCAAACAAGGTTAAGCAAGAAACGGACATCAAGTTTTCTATTGGCCGTTCTAGCTTTCTTTACACGCCTTTACAAGGTATAAT from Montipora capricornis isolate CH-2021 chromosome 2, ASM3666992v2, whole genome shotgun sequence includes the following:
- the LOC138038056 gene encoding protein phosphatase 1D-like, translated to MSQKTKRFEIRFSGNGQAHQGGRNEMEDVMRVIFDAEQAFFAVFDGHGGKEAAVFAKDFLCANIKKQKGFYSDDATLVMNSIKDGFLATHLDMWKQLDSWPRTKEGFPSTSGTTATVVILRGRKLYIAHVGDSGAALGLLNKEEKLEAVTLTTDHKPDVPSEKSRIESLGGKVLLRKRVQRVAWERPVHQGHEGPSRRGTEMEWVPFLAISRALGDLWSFKQSSNDFIVSPVPDVQVYEITPGVDKFLIIASDGLWAVMTVKGVIKFIHNCDAQLGDVSGRLIKEALARWREKDLRADNITVIFVQFDEASKQDLPPGHDNKETCGCEFDQGKEMDNSLKE